In Longimicrobiaceae bacterium, one DNA window encodes the following:
- a CDS encoding tail fiber domain-containing protein — protein sequence MSFRIRTTLLTAALAAAASGAHAQADSAFAVGKAGVNLLRLNTDAGFVVRGTAGSGLIPATGAGVRMMWFPNLWAFRAGKVESSGSAYWDLANVGAGSAAFGENARASGANSFAANLTTTASGDESVALGNSGTSSGDRSLAFNGTASATGAVAIGSGAQATGDDALAMGPSSIAGGLAAIVLGPSIANGSFGVAIGLQNSASGNFSVAIGKNARTANRQGSVVLGDGCAGFSSDSVFPTANNQFVARGCGGIKFYTSQNLSSGVEVAAGGGSWSSISDRNRKENFLALDGEDVLARLRRVPVSTWNYKTQARSIRHVGPMAQDFAAAFGVGESNLLINTVDIDGVNMAAVKALDDRSAAQQARIADLEARNAALEARLARLEAMVGATQAPAAAKP from the coding sequence ATGAGCTTCCGCATCCGCACCACCCTGCTCACCGCGGCGCTCGCCGCCGCCGCGTCCGGCGCGCACGCGCAGGCCGACTCGGCGTTCGCGGTCGGCAAGGCCGGGGTGAACCTGCTGCGCCTGAACACCGACGCCGGCTTCGTGGTCCGCGGCACGGCGGGCAGCGGCCTGATCCCGGCCACCGGTGCCGGCGTCCGCATGATGTGGTTTCCCAACCTGTGGGCTTTCCGCGCCGGCAAGGTGGAGAGCTCCGGCTCCGCGTACTGGGACCTCGCGAACGTGGGCGCCGGCTCGGCGGCGTTCGGCGAGAACGCGCGCGCCAGCGGCGCGAACTCGTTCGCGGCCAACCTGACGACCACCGCCAGCGGCGACGAGTCGGTGGCGCTGGGCAACAGCGGCACGTCCAGCGGCGACCGGTCGCTCGCCTTCAACGGCACCGCCTCGGCGACGGGCGCGGTCGCCATCGGCAGCGGCGCGCAGGCCACGGGCGACGACGCGCTGGCCATGGGGCCCAGCTCCATCGCCGGCGGCCTCGCCGCCATCGTCCTGGGGCCGAGCATCGCCAACGGCTCGTTCGGCGTGGCGATCGGCCTGCAGAACAGCGCCAGCGGCAACTTCTCGGTGGCCATCGGCAAGAACGCGCGTACGGCCAACCGCCAGGGCTCGGTGGTGCTGGGCGACGGCTGCGCCGGCTTCTCGTCGGACTCGGTGTTTCCCACCGCCAACAACCAGTTCGTGGCCCGCGGCTGCGGCGGAATCAAGTTCTACACGTCGCAGAACCTGTCGTCGGGCGTGGAGGTGGCGGCGGGCGGCGGTTCGTGGAGCAGCATCTCGGACCGGAACCGCAAGGAGAACTTCCTGGCGCTGGACGGCGAGGACGTGCTGGCCCGCCTGCGCCGCGTGCCGGTGAGCACGTGGAACTACAAGACGCAGGCGCGCTCCATCCGCCACGTGGGCCCCATGGCGCAGGACTTCGCCGCCGCGTTCGGCGTGGGCGAGAGCAACCTGCTCATCAACACGGTGGACATCGACGGCGTGAACATGGCCGCGGTGAAGGCGCTGGACGACCGCTCCGCCGCCCAGCAGGCCCGCATCGCCGATCTGGAGGCCCGCAACGCCGCCCTCGAAGCCCGCCTCGCGCGGCTGGAGGCGATGGTGGGCGCGACGCAGGCTCCGGCCGCAGCGAAGCCGTAA